The Miscanthus floridulus cultivar M001 unplaced genomic scaffold, ASM1932011v1 fs_609_2, whole genome shotgun sequence genome includes the window GCCCCTCTCGCAGGTCAGCTCCTCTCCGTCGTCCAGCTTTCTAGCTTTTCCGCTCTGCGATTTCCTGGACAACTGTTTTTTGGTTCCTCCATTGCGGTTCCTCGGCCGGCGAAGGCCATCCCAATTGCGGTCTCTCGCCCAATTTGGGGCCTTTCTTGTTCGTTGAATTGTGGTTTCCTGATTAATTATGTGCTTCCTGTCTTTCCAATATGTAATATTATTTCTTGTTGGTGGCAAGCAGGGCAGGGCGACGAGGGCCAGGTATGGCCGGTCACAGCGGTTCGTGGTGCGTGCGGAAGCCAAAGACATCGCCTTTGACCAAAAATCCAGGGCAGCGTTGCAGGCCGGCGTCGAGAAGCTCGCAAACGCCGTCGGTGTCACCCTCGGGCCACGAGGTAGTCAACGCCTACCGCCTTGCTGCTACAGCCCATGCTGTCTGTTCGATGCTCAGCTGTGTTTCGTCACGGCTGCTCATAAAGAATCAATTGCATTTCCTCTCTAGTTTCTAGAATTACAACTGGCACTAACTCGTCCCAGGTCTGTCCCCGAGAAATTGGAAGCCACTGATTTGGCGCAACTTAACTAACTGATGCAACTACTATTGTAGTACAGTAGGTCTAGATAAACTTGATTGGTGCATTGATTGCTAAAAGACATTGTTTCAAGAATTCCAGGAACATATTGTGCTGTAGAATAGAGACAAAAGATGGTTCTCTTCATTTTCATTCACAGTGCACGTACAAACACAGTTCTCCAATCAAGAGCTCCTCTCTGAAATTGAATTAGCTCTTCCATTCTTCTTATTTTACATTTTTAATAATTTCGTAAATCTGATCTGCATTTCCAGTTTTCCTAAAATCTTccgtttccaaaaaaaaaaagtttccaaAGACATGTCTGAAAAGCAAAACACCATTAATCATCAATATAATGTTTTCACAGGGAGGAAtgtggtgcttgatgagtatgGCAGCCCCAAAGTTGTGAATGATGGAGTCACTATTGCCCGGGCTATTGAGCTGTATGATCCAATGGAAAATGCTGGTGCAGCATTGATTCGTGAGGtgctttccttttctttctttcgtTTAATGAACATGTGGTGTCATCATGTTATTTGAGGATTCTGAATAACAAAGTCGTGTTCTCCACTTCTCTGTTGTTAAAGGTTGCTAGCAAGACCAATGATTCTGCTGGTGATGGCACTACAACTGCTTCCGTCCTTGCTCGTGAAATCATCAAGCTTGGCCTTCTAAGTGTAACGTCTGGTGCAAATCCTGTGTCACTTAAGAAGGGAATAGACAAAACTGTGCAGGGTCTAATTCAGGAGCTTGAGAATAAGGCTAGACCAGTCAAGGGTGGTGGTGATATCAAAGgtgattcttttattttcatgttagACTGCTCatcatttatttattttcacTTCGCAATGTAAATTTGTAACAAAATGTGTATTCAAAACATAATTAATGTCTAATTTGGAGCTGTTCTGTTTTACAGCCGTTGCATCTATCTCTGCTGGCAATGATGAATTTATCGGATCCATGATTGCTGAAGCAATTGACAAAGTGGGGCCTGATGGTGTTCTATCAATTGAATCCTCCTCTTCTTTTGAGACTACCGTTGAAGTTGAAGAAGGAATGGAGGTTTGTAGGGAACTCAGCTTGTACAGTTCTTGCATCTATATGTATGAAGTAGAAGCTTCTGATTTATAACATCAAAATGGCAATGCATATTTACATATACTATCACATGTTCTCAAGTTTTCTTGAATATTGCAGATTGACCGCGGTTATATTTCCCCACAATTTGTGACAAACCTCGAGAAATCTATTGTGGAGTTTGAGAATGCTAAGGTTCTTATTACTGATCAGAAGATTACAAGCATAAAGGAAATTCTTCCGATTTTGGAGAAGACCACACAGCTGAGAGCCCCTTTGTTCATTATTGCTGAGGACATTACTGGTGAAGCTTTGGCGACTCTTGTTGTTAACAAGCTTCGAGGAATTCTCAATGTTGCAGCGATTAAGGCTCCAAGCTTTGGTGAGCGGCGGAAGGCTGTACTTCAGGACATTGCCATTGTCACAGGTTTGTCTTGCAACCGACCATAATATTACATATTGTCATCATTCTCTAATGCAGTTGCA containing:
- the LOC136532407 gene encoding ruBisCO large subunit-binding protein subunit alpha, chloroplastic-like translates to MASANAISTASLISPLSQGRATRARYGRSQRFVVRAEAKDIAFDQKSRAALQAGVEKLANAVGVTLGPRGRNVVLDEYGSPKVVNDGVTIARAIELYDPMENAGAALIREVASKTNDSAGDGTTTASVLAREIIKLGLLSVTSGANPVSLKKGIDKTVQGLIQELENKARPVKGGGDIKAVASISAGNDEFIGSMIAEAIDKVGPDGVLSIESSSSFETTVEVEEGMEIDRGYISPQFVTNLEKSIVEFENAKVLITDQKITSIKEILPILEKTTQLRAPLFIIAEDITGEALATLVVNKLRGILNVAAIKAPSFGERRKAVLQDIAIVTGAEFLAKDLGLLVENATEEQLGTARKVTIHQTTTTLIADAATKDEIQARVAQLKKELAETDSVYDTEKLAERIAKLAGGVAVIKVGAATETELEDRQLRIEDAKNATFAAIEEGIVPGGGTAYVHLSTIVPSIKEKIEDPDERLGADIIQKALVAPASLIAHNAGVEGEVVVEKIKDSVWEVGYNAMTDKYENLIEAGVIDPAKVTRCALQNAASVAGMVLTTQAIVVEKPKPKPQAAEAAEGSLAV